Proteins from one Nicotiana tabacum cultivar K326 chromosome 23, ASM71507v2, whole genome shotgun sequence genomic window:
- the LOC142177602 gene encoding secreted RxLR effector protein 161-like produces MENAMSIGTPMSPTTMLDEDSNGIKVDETMYRGMIGSLLYLTASRPNIMFSVCKCARFRSAPKESHLTVVKRIIRYLIGTSKLGLWYDRSNNFALRGFSDADFAGDKIDSKSTSGTCQLLGNALVSWHSKKQNCVTLSTTEAEYLAVGSCCTQVLWIMHQFLDYDSSLTSTPICCDNTSAIYLSKHYVHHSRAKHIEIKHHFICDHVAKDDIILEFISTDSQLADIFTKPLLEERFCFLRKKIGIVLNL; encoded by the coding sequence ATGGAAAATGCTATGTCAATCGGCACTCCAATGAGTCCAACAACAATGCTCGATGAAGACAGCAATGGAATAAAGGTTGATGAAACCATGTATAGAGGAATGATTGGATCCTTattatatctcactgctagtcgACCAAATATTATGTTCAGTGTGTGCAAGTGTGCAAGATTTCGGTCGGCTCCTAAGGAATCCCATCTCACTGTTGTTAAACGAATTATTAGATATCTAATTGGTACCTCTAAGCTAGGATTATGGTATGATCGTTCTAACAATTTTGCTCTAAGAGGCTTTTCAGATGCAGATTTTGCAGGTGACAAGATTGATAGTAAAAGCACAAGTGGCACGTGTCAACTCTTGGGAAATGCATTAGTatcttggcatagcaagaaacaAAATTGTGTTACCCTATCAACGACTGAAGCAGAATATTTAGCTGTTGGAAGCTGTTGTACACAAGTTCTATGGATTATGCATCAATTTCTCGACTATGATTCATCTCTTACCTCTACTCCTATATGTTGTGATAATACCAGTGCTATTTATTTATCAAAACATTatgtgcatcattctagagcaAAGCATATAGAAATTAAGCATCATTTTATCTGTGATCATGTCGCTAAAGATGATATTATTTTAGAATTTATTAGTACTGATTCTCAACTTGctgatatttttacaaaaccACTTTTGGAAGAAAGATTTTGTTTTCTTCGAAAAAAGATTGGCATTGTGCTAAATTTGTAA